A genomic stretch from Papio anubis isolate 15944 chromosome 18, Panubis1.0, whole genome shotgun sequence includes:
- the TGFB1I1 gene encoding transforming growth factor beta-1-induced transcript 1 protein isoform X2: protein MEDLDALLSDLETTTSHMPRSGAPKERPAEPLTPPPSYGHQPQTGSGESSGASGDKDHLYSTVCKPRSPKPAAPAAPPFSSSSGVLGTGLCELDRLLQELNATQFNITDEIMSQFPSSKVASGEQKEDQSEDKKRPSLPSSPSPGLPKPSATSATLELDRLMASLSDFRVQNHLPASGPTQPPVASSTNEGSPSPPEPTGKGSLDTMLGLLQSDLSRRGVPTQAKGLCGSCNKPIAGQVVTALGRAWHPEHFICGGCSTALGGSSFFEKDGAPFCPECYFERFSPRCGFCNQPIRHKMVTALGTHWHPEHFCCVSCGEPFGDEGFHEREGRPYCRRDFLQLFAPRCQGCQGPILDNYISALSALWHPDCFVCRECFAPFSGGSFFEHEGRPLCENHFHARRGSLCATCGLPVTGRCVSALGRRFHPDHFTCTFCLRPLTKGSFQERAGKPYCQPCFLKLFG, encoded by the exons ATGGAGGACCTGG ACGCCCTGCTCTCTGACCTGGAGACTACCACCTCGCACATGCCAAGGTCAGGGGCTCCCAAAGAGCGCCCTGCAGAGCCTctcacccctcccccatcctaTGGCCACCAGCCACAG ACAGGGTCTGGGGAGTCTTCAGGAGCCTCGGGGGACAAGGACCATCTGTACAG CACGGTATGCAAGCCTCGGTCCCCAAAGCCTGCAGCCCCGGCGGCCCCTCCATTCTCCTCTTCCAGCGGTGTCTTGGGTACTGGGCTCTGTGAGCTAGATCGGTTGCTTCAGGAACTTAATGCCACCCAGTTCAACATCACAG aTGAAATCATGTCTCAGTTCCCATCTAGCAAGGTGGCTTCAGGAGAGCAGAAGGAGGACCAGTCTGAAGACAAGAAAAGACCCAGCCT CCCTTCCAGCCCatctcctggcctcccaaagccttcTGCCACCTCGGCCACTCTGGAGCTGGATAGACTGATGGCCTCACTCTCTGACTTCCGTGTTCAAAACCAT CTTCCAGCCTCTGGGCCAACCCAGCCACCAGTGGCAAGCTCCACAAACGAGGGCTCCCCGTCCCCACCGGAGCCGACTGGCAAGGGCAGCCTAGACACCATGCTGGGGCTGCTGCAGTCTGACCTCAGCCGCCGGGGTGTTCCCACTCAGGCCAAGGGCCTCTGTGGCTCCTGCAATAAACCTATTGCTGGGCAA GTGGTGACGGCTCTGGGCCGCGCCTGGCACCCCGAGCACTTCATTTGCGGAGGCTGTTCCACCGCCCTGGGAGGCAGCAGCTTCTTCGAGAAGGATGGAGCCCCCTTCTGCCCCGAGTGCTACTTTGAGCGCTTCTCGCCAAGATGTGGCTTCTGCAACCAGCCCATCCGACAC aAAATGGTGACCGCCTTGGGCACTCACTGGCACCCAGAGCATTTCTGCTGCGTCAGTTGCGGGGAGCCCTTCGGAGATGAGG GTTTTCATGAGCGCGAGGGCCGCCCCTACTGCCGCCGGGACTTCCTGCAGCTGTTCGCCCCGCGCTGCCAGGGCTGCCAGGGCCCCATCCTGGATAACTACATCTCGGCGCTTAGCGCGCTCTGGCACCCGGACTGTTTCGTCTGCAGG GAATGCTTCGCGCCCTTCTCGGGAGGCAGCTTTTTCGAGCACGAGGGCCGCCCGTTGTGCGAGAACCACTTCCACGCACGGCGCGGCTCGCTGTGCGCCACGTGTGGCCTCCCAGTTACCGGCCGCTGCGTGTCGGCCCTGGGCCGCCGCTTCCACCCGGATCACTTCACATGCACCTTCTGCCTGCGCCCGCTCACCAAAGGCTCCTTCCAGGAGCGCGCCGGCAAGCCCTACTGCCAGCCCTGCTTCCTGAAGCTCTTCGGCTGA
- the TGFB1I1 gene encoding transforming growth factor beta-1-induced transcript 1 protein isoform X1: MESGVLSGKEDPDALLSDLETTTSHMPRSGAPKERPAEPLTPPPSYGHQPQTGSGESSGASGDKDHLYSTVCKPRSPKPAAPAAPPFSSSSGVLGTGLCELDRLLQELNATQFNITDEIMSQFPSSKVASGEQKEDQSEDKKRPSLPSSPSPGLPKPSATSATLELDRLMASLSDFRVQNHLPASGPTQPPVASSTNEGSPSPPEPTGKGSLDTMLGLLQSDLSRRGVPTQAKGLCGSCNKPIAGQVVTALGRAWHPEHFICGGCSTALGGSSFFEKDGAPFCPECYFERFSPRCGFCNQPIRHKMVTALGTHWHPEHFCCVSCGEPFGDEGFHEREGRPYCRRDFLQLFAPRCQGCQGPILDNYISALSALWHPDCFVCRECFAPFSGGSFFEHEGRPLCENHFHARRGSLCATCGLPVTGRCVSALGRRFHPDHFTCTFCLRPLTKGSFQERAGKPYCQPCFLKLFG, translated from the exons ATGGAGAGTGGTGTCTTGTCCGGAAAGGAGGACCCAG ACGCCCTGCTCTCTGACCTGGAGACTACCACCTCGCACATGCCAAGGTCAGGGGCTCCCAAAGAGCGCCCTGCAGAGCCTctcacccctcccccatcctaTGGCCACCAGCCACAG ACAGGGTCTGGGGAGTCTTCAGGAGCCTCGGGGGACAAGGACCATCTGTACAG CACGGTATGCAAGCCTCGGTCCCCAAAGCCTGCAGCCCCGGCGGCCCCTCCATTCTCCTCTTCCAGCGGTGTCTTGGGTACTGGGCTCTGTGAGCTAGATCGGTTGCTTCAGGAACTTAATGCCACCCAGTTCAACATCACAG aTGAAATCATGTCTCAGTTCCCATCTAGCAAGGTGGCTTCAGGAGAGCAGAAGGAGGACCAGTCTGAAGACAAGAAAAGACCCAGCCT CCCTTCCAGCCCatctcctggcctcccaaagccttcTGCCACCTCGGCCACTCTGGAGCTGGATAGACTGATGGCCTCACTCTCTGACTTCCGTGTTCAAAACCAT CTTCCAGCCTCTGGGCCAACCCAGCCACCAGTGGCAAGCTCCACAAACGAGGGCTCCCCGTCCCCACCGGAGCCGACTGGCAAGGGCAGCCTAGACACCATGCTGGGGCTGCTGCAGTCTGACCTCAGCCGCCGGGGTGTTCCCACTCAGGCCAAGGGCCTCTGTGGCTCCTGCAATAAACCTATTGCTGGGCAA GTGGTGACGGCTCTGGGCCGCGCCTGGCACCCCGAGCACTTCATTTGCGGAGGCTGTTCCACCGCCCTGGGAGGCAGCAGCTTCTTCGAGAAGGATGGAGCCCCCTTCTGCCCCGAGTGCTACTTTGAGCGCTTCTCGCCAAGATGTGGCTTCTGCAACCAGCCCATCCGACAC aAAATGGTGACCGCCTTGGGCACTCACTGGCACCCAGAGCATTTCTGCTGCGTCAGTTGCGGGGAGCCCTTCGGAGATGAGG GTTTTCATGAGCGCGAGGGCCGCCCCTACTGCCGCCGGGACTTCCTGCAGCTGTTCGCCCCGCGCTGCCAGGGCTGCCAGGGCCCCATCCTGGATAACTACATCTCGGCGCTTAGCGCGCTCTGGCACCCGGACTGTTTCGTCTGCAGG GAATGCTTCGCGCCCTTCTCGGGAGGCAGCTTTTTCGAGCACGAGGGCCGCCCGTTGTGCGAGAACCACTTCCACGCACGGCGCGGCTCGCTGTGCGCCACGTGTGGCCTCCCAGTTACCGGCCGCTGCGTGTCGGCCCTGGGCCGCCGCTTCCACCCGGATCACTTCACATGCACCTTCTGCCTGCGCCCGCTCACCAAAGGCTCCTTCCAGGAGCGCGCCGGCAAGCCCTACTGCCAGCCCTGCTTCCTGAAGCTCTTCGGCTGA